The following coding sequences lie in one Haematobia irritans isolate KBUSLIRL chromosome 3, ASM5000362v1, whole genome shotgun sequence genomic window:
- the LOC142231056 gene encoding uncharacterized protein LOC142231056 — MKLREVLQKKIRETEDQLEALKQSQALPEITVEQSVQCSDDEEQLLCSNFNEKMICIGNNIYCRAIIHNMLLEGVFKRNVLKKATLTGQPPRAQGLERQLEPVFALNYRAREAIVDFSFRVAKERNWEPQSKKDVERAMSQRLGEIKRQK, encoded by the exons ATGAAATTGAGGGAGGTTCTGCAAAAGAAAATAAGGGAGACGGAGGATCAACTAGAAGCTCTAAAACAAAGCCAGGCTTTACCAGAAATTACGGTAGAGCAATCCGTCCAATGTAGTGATGATGAGGAGCAGCTTCTTTgcagcaattttaatgaaaag ATGATATGTATTGGGAACAACATATATTGTCGAGCCATCATTCACAACATG TTGCTGGAAGGCGTATTCAAACGAAATGTACTTAAGAAAGCCACCCTCACTGGACAACCCCCAAGGGCACAGGGTTTGGAGAGACAGTTAGAACCCGTTTTTGCCCTAAATTACAGGGCCAGAGAAGCTATTGTTG ATTTTTCATTCCGGGTTGCGAAAGAGCGGAATTGGGAGCCACAATCGAAAAAAGACGTCGAGAGGGCAATGTCCCAACGTCTTGGCGAGATCAAACGACAAAAGTAG